One genomic segment of Pedobacter endophyticus includes these proteins:
- a CDS encoding RNA polymerase sigma factor, with the protein MNNYSERSEKELIELLKQDDQGAFSRLYFQNIQKLKYFIQRTTKSPHLAEDIVHDTFVKLWESRKEIDAAKPLKPYLYTIAKRTLLNVLKRANHEVSIITEIRKYAQETENTTDLEIEYNESNSLMVDALNSITGQPKEVFIRCRIQGLTYKQAAEELGVTESTVNKHMHKALKLIREYIKYKNALAVLLALITVHK; encoded by the coding sequence ATGAACAATTATAGCGAACGTAGCGAAAAAGAACTGATTGAGCTTTTAAAACAGGACGATCAGGGTGCTTTTAGCAGGCTATACTTTCAAAATATCCAAAAACTTAAATATTTTATTCAAAGAACAACAAAATCCCCACATTTGGCCGAAGATATTGTTCACGATACCTTTGTGAAATTATGGGAAAGCAGAAAAGAAATTGATGCTGCCAAACCGTTAAAGCCCTATTTATACACCATAGCCAAAAGAACGCTCCTTAATGTTTTGAAAAGAGCAAACCATGAAGTTTCTATTATAACAGAAATACGAAAATATGCTCAAGAAACAGAAAACACTACTGACCTGGAAATTGAGTATAATGAAAGTAATTCGTTAATGGTTGATGCACTTAACTCAATAACCGGACAGCCAAAAGAAGTATTTATTCGTTGTCGTATTCAGGGTTTAACTTACAAACAAGCTGCCGAAGAACTTGGCGTTACTGAAAGTACTGTAAATAAACATATGCATAAGGCTTTAAAACTGATCAGAGAATATATCAAATACAAAAATGCCCTGGCAGTTCTGCTGGCATTGATTACGGTTCATAAATAA
- a CDS encoding FecR family protein, whose translation MNKEIRHIFQRYIDGEASQREIDQVLKTLEDGRYQDEWDSLLTKDLDEVIDAEIEIESISTSNASALHNRILKSIEHQPQAVSLPKINRIKSWPGIAVAASILAILSIGTYYFISQNTLKKQTITYQNDVAPGKPGATLTLADGRKILIKEAMTGNIAAESGVKIYKNKSGQIVYEIVDRDLAATGSNMLSTMRGEQMQVILPDGTLVFLNAESSLKYPTSFVKQDEREVSLTGEGYFEVAKDKAHPFIVKTGQQEVEVLGTHFNINSYTNEPGVKTTLLEGSVKISANQKTKILTPGNQAVNINGDINISKVDTELAVAWKNNNFVFDVLSIKEIMRMLERWYNVDVIYTDHIPEGTFWGSVSRFDNISQVLISLEATGNVHFEIKGRKIYVSR comes from the coding sequence GTGAATAAAGAAATACGCCATATATTTCAGCGATATATAGATGGTGAAGCTAGCCAGCGAGAAATTGATCAGGTTTTAAAAACGTTGGAAGACGGGCGCTACCAGGATGAATGGGATAGCCTATTGACAAAGGATTTAGATGAAGTGATCGATGCTGAAATCGAAATTGAGAGCATTAGCACGAGTAACGCCTCTGCGCTTCACAATCGGATTTTGAAGTCTATTGAACACCAGCCTCAAGCGGTCTCCTTACCAAAAATAAATCGCATAAAATCATGGCCTGGAATTGCTGTTGCTGCATCAATTTTGGCTATCCTAAGCATTGGCACCTACTATTTTATTTCGCAAAACACCCTTAAAAAGCAAACCATAACTTATCAAAATGATGTTGCCCCAGGCAAACCGGGTGCAACACTTACCTTAGCCGATGGCCGGAAAATTTTAATTAAAGAGGCCATGACGGGAAACATTGCAGCGGAATCTGGCGTAAAGATTTATAAAAACAAATCCGGTCAGATTGTCTATGAAATCGTCGATCGCGATTTGGCGGCAACAGGCAGTAACATGCTTTCAACTATGCGGGGTGAACAAATGCAGGTTATCCTACCTGATGGAACCCTGGTATTCCTCAATGCAGAATCGTCGCTCAAATACCCAACAAGTTTTGTTAAACAAGATGAAAGAGAAGTTTCGCTCACCGGAGAAGGCTATTTCGAAGTAGCGAAAGACAAAGCGCATCCTTTTATTGTTAAAACCGGACAGCAAGAGGTTGAAGTACTCGGCACGCATTTTAATATCAATAGTTACACAAACGAACCTGGTGTTAAAACCACGCTGTTGGAAGGAAGCGTAAAGATAAGCGCAAACCAAAAGACCAAAATACTAACACCTGGTAATCAAGCCGTAAACATAAATGGAGATATTAATATCAGCAAGGTAGATACTGAGCTGGCCGTAGCATGGAAAAACAACAACTTTGTGTTCGACGTACTCAGCATTAAAGAAATTATGCGAATGTTGGAGCGCTGGTATAATGTAGATGTAATTTATACTGATCACATTCCTGAAGGAACATTTTGGGGTTCAGTTTCTCGTTTTGACAATATTTCTCAAGTATTAATCTCGCTTGAGGCCACCGGAAATGTTCATTTCGAAATTAAGGGAAGAAAAATTTATGTATCTCGTTAA